The genomic region CCATATTGAAAGCACGATTTTCCCACAAATACAACCTGATGGTGTACCGAGCCTTGAAACTTTGGCGGCGAACATCAAAATCGATATCCTCTCTCGCTATCCCATTGTGCTCATGGACCTCATGTTTCGTTCAAAGGAAGGCACCCCTGATCGATATGGTCCTCTGGCCGAACAGTACGCTTATGGCATGCGACAAGGCCAACATCGAGAACTAGAGCGCGAATATCTTGAAATCGCATCAAAATATTATCGACGTGCAAGAAACCGCGAGCGTGAACTGACAACACGAGAGCGCAGTGCAGATTCTTCAATAGAAGAAGCGAAAAACTTTGTAGCGCGCAATCCCACATTGCCCCATTTATATATCATAGCCGAAGACAGATTGATGGACGCTATCCGAGCACTCAAGACCGCCAATGGGATCGCAAAAGAGTATGGCTTTCTCCAAGATGAATCTCGTCTCGAAGAACGTATAGATAAAGTACGTCGCCAGCATCTTGATTATCAGCAAAGGGGTATGGCGGCATTTGTTCCAAGCTATAAGTCAAATGCATATGATGCTGGCCCAATGTTGGCAAGATTTGAAGGAATATCCAAATTAGATGCAATTTCGACCTTGGCAGCGGTGCCGCTACGCTCCAAAGATGACTTTGAGCAAATAGTAGGCGAAATGGTTACTAGAGACCCAATGTTTTCACACTTCGGTCCTGTTGTTAGGGAGCATAATGGACATATTGCAGCGCAAACGAAAGATACAACAGCGAATAGCATAACATGGCCATGGGTATGCAGTGTTGCCGTAGAATCTTATGAAGATGAATTTAACGAATATCTGGGTCCTATTATCGATCATACAATAAGGAATCACGCGATAATCATAGACGATGTTGCTTCCGTTGTGCAAGGCAGTTATTTTATTCCAGATGGTCGCGCACTATTTTTCATCAAGGGTCTGCTTGCAGGATTCAGGTACGATGTTTCCATGGCGGTACACCTTCTCGCCCCACAAATCGAACACGCGTCTCGCATCGCCATTCGTAATTTGATCAGTTCCGACATTCATCTAACGAAAGCACATGGCCAGATGCTGTCCGACCCTGAAGCGCCTTCGCTTCCACAGGCCCTTCAAGAGCCTGCCTATGCGGAGATGCTGTCAAGCGTACTGGGTGAAGAGATCGTTTTTACACTTCGCGTCATTCTGGTTGAGCGCTTTGGCGGCAACCTTCGCCATCGCGCAATGCATGGCCTTGCTACGGACGGCGAACTCAACGGTCCATTGTGCTGGTACTTCTGGTTTGTCGTCCTCAAAATATGCTGTATGACCATCCCGAGCCCTGACAAAGCAACGAACGAATAGCATCAAGTCGCTAACTACAGCCTCGCAGCCCATCATCACTGGGCACGACGAAATACAGAGGAATTCCACGCTCAGTTGGTTAACCCTATCAAGCAATTTTAGATTTGAAAGTAATGAGTACGTATGCCAGCCAATACCACCGAAATCGAGAAGCGCCTCTGGGACGCCGCCGATGAATTTCGCGCCAATTCGGACCTTAGGTCATTTGAATATTCTGTTCCTGTCCTAGGCTTGATCTTTCTCAAATACGCAGATAGCAAGTTTCAGAAGGCCGAACAAGAACTAAAGGCTAACGCAAGTAGCCGTCGCGTGGTCGGGAAAATCGATTATCAAGCGCGTGGTGTCTTATTTTTGCCTGCTGAAGCTCGCTTTTCGCGGCTTCTCACTTTGCCCGAGGGAGAAGATATAGCTAAAGCGATCAATGAAGCCATGAAAGCTATCGAGAATGAAAACGAAGAACTCAGGGACGTGCTGCCCAAAACATATAATCGTCTCGACAACTCGATGCTCGTCACGCTTCTCCGCAGTTTCAACTCCGTGCCGCTAGATATCGAAGGAGACGCTTTCGGAAAGATTTACGAATACTTTCTCGCGCGATTTGCTCTTTCCGAAGGGCAAAAGGGAGGTGAGTTCTTCACCCCAACATCATTGGTCAAACTTATCGTTGAAATTATTGAACCATATGAAGGTCGTATCCTTGATCCTGCTTGCGGATCAGGCGGTATGTTTGTTCAGAGCGCGAATTTCGTGGCGAGACACAAAAGCAGCCCAGACTCTAAGATTAGTATCTACGGCCAAGAAAAGGTTATGGAGACAGTTCGTCTCGGTAAGATGAACTTGGCGGTTCATGGGCTGTCTGGCGATATCCGTCAGTCGAACACCTACTATGAAGATGTGCATCGCTGTGTCGGCAAGTTCGACTTTGTCATGGCAAATCCACCATTCAATGCAAATAGCGTGGATAAGGAACGCATCAAAGACGACCCACGCTACCCCTTCGGCATCCCTAAGGCCGACAACGCTAACTACCTCTGGATCGAGAACTTCTACAGCGCCCTGAACGAAACTGGCCGCGCAGGCTTCGTCATGGCCAACTCCGCGAGTGATGCTCGCGGCACCGAGCTTGAAATCCGTAAACACCTCATCCAGACAGGTGCTGTGGACGTGATTGTCTCCATCAGCTCCAACTTCTTCTACACCGTCACGCTTCCCTGTACTCTCTGGTTCTTTGATCGAGCCAAGGAACGTAACGAGCGCAAAGAGAAAGTGCTATTTATTGACGCACGACATATCTACAACCAGATCGACCGTGCCCATCGTGACTTCAGGCCAGAAGAGATTGAATTTCTGGCCAATATTGTTCGCTTGTATCGTAATGAGGAGCTCGAAACTGAAAATGGCAGTGAGCAACTTATAAAGCAACACTTCCCAAGTGGCGACTATGCCGATGTTCTTGGTCTATGCAAGCTGGAAACAATTTCTAAAGTAGAGGAACAGGGCTGGAGCCTTAATCCTGGTCGCTATGTGGGCGTGACAGCACGAGTGGCGGATGAATTCGTATTTGTGGAACGTCTGGAAGAGTTGAACGAAGAGTTAGAAGTGCTAAATGCTGAGGCACGAGAATTAGAAGACAATATTGCTAGGAACATAATGCACCTGCTAGAAGGGTCAGCGTTATGATTCTTAGCCGTTGGCAGACTGAAAAACTTGGCACCTTGGTATCGTTTAAGACAGGTAAATTAGATTCAAACGCAGCAACGTCTCATGGAGCATATCCTTTTTTCACATGCTCCCGAGAGACATATCGCACAGACACATTCTCGTTCGATACAGAATGCGTTTTATTGGCAGGTAATAATGCTAATGGTATATATCCGATTAAATTCTTCAAAGGAAAATTTGATGCATATCAAAGAACTTATGTTATTCAATCACTCAATACCGAGCGTCTTAACAACCGTTTTTTGTACTACGCTTTACAATTCCAACTTGATCATTTGCGAAGAATATCTACAGGATCAGCAACTAAGTTTTTGACTCTTACCATACTTAATGATTTATCTATTCCTTTACCACCGATAAAAACTCAGCAGAAGATTTCTGCTTTCATTTCAGCTTACGATGATTTAATTGAAAACAACACAAACCGCATTCGAATTTTAGAGGATGCGTTGCGAATATTCTACCATAAACGAATCGCCAAAGAAATCGCTAGTTCATCTCAGATTAATGTCCCTGACGGTTGGAACATTAAATCTTTAGGTGA from Capsulimonas corticalis harbors:
- a CDS encoding DUF4209 domain-containing protein, with amino-acid sequence MKIVITATGLTQEDFVRSGCNEAISSSPRHWISDYLGALNGRMADATGEDDEQTVKVCRVLYALLASRPQWETRRTPAEETDHLETYEFDETVFSFLAQVLTQISDDETRGRAADLLYQRSIDTRGRRDIDAARIAIRSYLLEASRHQTYRLHWTPAFKRIERSLGIANEIRDAALKQEIIAHIESTIFPQIQPDGVPSLETLAANIKIDILSRYPIVLMDLMFRSKEGTPDRYGPLAEQYAYGMRQGQHRELEREYLEIASKYYRRARNRERELTTRERSADSSIEEAKNFVARNPTLPHLYIIAEDRLMDAIRALKTANGIAKEYGFLQDESRLEERIDKVRRQHLDYQQRGMAAFVPSYKSNAYDAGPMLARFEGISKLDAISTLAAVPLRSKDDFEQIVGEMVTRDPMFSHFGPVVREHNGHIAAQTKDTTANSITWPWVCSVAVESYEDEFNEYLGPIIDHTIRNHAIIIDDVASVVQGSYFIPDGRALFFIKGLLAGFRYDVSMAVHLLAPQIEHASRIAIRNLISSDIHLTKAHGQMLSDPEAPSLPQALQEPAYAEMLSSVLGEEIVFTLRVILVERFGGNLRHRAMHGLATDGELNGPLCWYFWFVVLKICCMTIPSPDKATNE
- a CDS encoding type I restriction-modification system subunit M, which gives rise to MPANTTEIEKRLWDAADEFRANSDLRSFEYSVPVLGLIFLKYADSKFQKAEQELKANASSRRVVGKIDYQARGVLFLPAEARFSRLLTLPEGEDIAKAINEAMKAIENENEELRDVLPKTYNRLDNSMLVTLLRSFNSVPLDIEGDAFGKIYEYFLARFALSEGQKGGEFFTPTSLVKLIVEIIEPYEGRILDPACGSGGMFVQSANFVARHKSSPDSKISIYGQEKVMETVRLGKMNLAVHGLSGDIRQSNTYYEDVHRCVGKFDFVMANPPFNANSVDKERIKDDPRYPFGIPKADNANYLWIENFYSALNETGRAGFVMANSASDARGTELEIRKHLIQTGAVDVIVSISSNFFYTVTLPCTLWFFDRAKERNERKEKVLFIDARHIYNQIDRAHRDFRPEEIEFLANIVRLYRNEELETENGSEQLIKQHFPSGDYADVLGLCKLETISKVEEQGWSLNPGRYVGVTARVADEFVFVERLEELNEELEVLNAEARELEDNIARNIMHLLEGSAL
- a CDS encoding restriction endonuclease subunit S, which gives rise to MILSRWQTEKLGTLVSFKTGKLDSNAATSHGAYPFFTCSRETYRTDTFSFDTECVLLAGNNANGIYPIKFFKGKFDAYQRTYVIQSLNTERLNNRFLYYALQFQLDHLRRISTGSATKFLTLTILNDLSIPLPPIKTQQKISAFISAYDDLIENNTNRIRILEDALRIFYHKRIAKEIASSSQINVPDGWNIKSLGEIAYESRRSINISQIDPNTAYVGLEHIPRRSIALYDWGSAKDVQSMKLRFDKGDILFGKIRPYFHKVSIAPIAGVCSSDAIVIKPKKPEHYALTLCCVSSDEFILEATQTSQGTKMPRANWDVLKKFPVVVPSQPSLSRFNNIIMDFVAQIENLSMKNRLLRQTRDLVIPKLILREIDVSDLEIVMGELN